A window of the Vigna angularis cultivar LongXiaoDou No.4 chromosome 3, ASM1680809v1, whole genome shotgun sequence genome harbors these coding sequences:
- the LOC108326529 gene encoding guanine nucleotide-binding protein-like NSN1, whose amino-acid sequence MVKKSKKSKSKRVSLKKKYKVIRKVKEHNKKKAKEAKKLRLSGKKKVEKDPGIPNDWPFKEQELKALEARRAKAIEELEQKKAERKERARKRKLGLLEEEGDTLPEDSKKNSNDFGTAVKTRDSSDRAFYKDLVKVIDASDVLLEVLDARDPLGTRCPEIENMVMKSGPDKRLVLLLNKIDLVPKEALEKWLKYLREELPTVAFKCSTQQQRSNLGWISSKKVKAKSSDILQLSDCLGADTLLKLLKNYSRSHEIKKSITVGLIGLPNVGKSSLINSLKRCHVVNVGSTPGLTRSMQEVQLDKNVKLLDCPGVVMLKSQENDASIALKNCKRIEKLEDPISPVKEILKLCMPEQLVTLYKIPSFNVGDVDDFLRKVATVRGKLKKGGIVDVAAAARIILHDWNEGKIQYYTMPPNRDQGEPSETKIVSEFAKEFNVDEVYNNESSFIGSLKSVDDFNAVEVPSSHPLNLTEMMLEDETQTKSADQGEDPGNVAEVDESMEDGGGKNKDNSAASRQNEKLYAADGMLNTKLRRAEKKKRKKDKKASASSDPMDGDYDFKTDYFQKEASMDSEDSQSEDGDDEPVNSEVPMSAIQIDE is encoded by the exons ATGGTCAAGAAGAGCAAAA AGAGTAAGAGTAAGAGGGTTTCGTTGAAGAAGAAGTACAAGGTGATCCGGAAGGTGAAGGAGCACAACAAAAAAAAGGCGAAGGAAGCTAAGAAGCTTCGGCTGAGtggaaaaaaaaaggttgagAAGGATCCTGGTATTCCCAATGATTGGCCCTTTAAGGAACAGGAACTCAAAGCCCTTGAAGCTCGAAGAGCCAAGGCCATTGAGGAATTGGAGCAAAAGAAAGCTGAACGCAAGGAACGG GCTCGTAAAAGGAAATTGGGCTTGCTAGAGGAGGAAGGTGATACGTTGCCAGAGgattctaaaaaaaatagtaatgatTTTGGTACTGCCGTGAAGACCAGAG ATAGCTCAGATAGAGCCTTTTACAAGGATCTTGTTAAGGTTATTGACGCCTCTGATGTCTTACTGGAGGTCCTTGATGCCCGGGATCCTCTGGGGACTCGCTGTCCCGAGATAGAAAACATGGTGATGAAATCGGGGCCTGATAAACGTCTCGTgttgcttttaaataaaatcg ATCTTGTGCCTAAAGAAGCTTTAGAAAAGTGGCTCAAGTACCTTAGAGAAGAATTACCTACTGTGGCCTTCAAGTGTAGCACACAACAACAAAGATCAAACTTAGGGTGGATATCTTCTAAGAAAGTCAAAGCCAAATCAAGTGATATTTTGCAACTAAGCGATTGTCTTGGAGCTGATACTCTACTCAAATTGTTGAAGAATTACTCAAGAAGTCATGAG ATCAAAAAGTCAATCACTGTGGGTTTGATTGGCTTGCCCAATGTGGGTAAGAGTAGCCTTATTAATAGTTTAAAAAGGTGTCATGTTGTCAATGTTGGCTCTACTCCGGGGTTAACAAGATCAATGCAAGAGGTTCAATTGGACAAAAATGTTAAGTTGCTAGATTGCCCTGGTGTTGTTATGCTGAAGTCTCAAGAAAATGATGCTTCCATTGCCTTAAAAAATTGCAAGAGGATTGAGAAGTTAGAGGATCCAATTAGCCCAG TGAAGGAAATTCTAAAGCTCTGTATGCCCGAGCAGCTTGTAACTCTGTACAAGATTCCCAGTTTCAATGTAGGTGATGTTGATGACTTTCTGCGGAAGGTAGCTACAGTCAGGGGCAAACTCAAAAAGGGTGGAATAGTTGACGTTGCTGCTGCTGCAAGAATCATTCTTCATGATTGGAACGAGG GTAAAATTCAGTATTATACCATGCCCCCAAATAGGGATCAAGGTGAACCTTCGGAGACGAAGATAGTTTCTGAATTTGCAAAAGAGTTTAACGTTGATGAAGTCTACAACAATGAATCTTCATTTATTGGGAGCCTTAAATCTGTTGATGACTTCAATGCTGTTGAAGTTCCTTCAAGTCACCCTCTCAATCTTACTGAAATGATGTTGGAG GATGAGACACAAACCAAGTCAGCTGACCAAGGCGAAGATCCCGGAAATGTGGCTGAGGTGGATGAATCCATGGAAGATGGTGGTGGGAAGAACAAGGATAACAGTGCTGCAAGTAggcaaaatgaaaaattatatgctGCAGACGGTATGCTTAATACAAAACTGAGGCGCgcagagaagaagaaaagaaaaaaggataAGAAAGCTTCAGCCTCTTCGGATCCCATGGATGGTGATTACGATTTCAAAACTGATTACTTCCAAAAGGAAGCCTCCATGGATTCTGAAGACAGCCAGAGTGAGGATGGTGATGATGAACCAGTCAACTCTGAAGTGCCTATGTCTGCTATCCAAATTGATGAATGA
- the LOC108326334 gene encoding pentatricopeptide repeat-containing protein At5g04810, chloroplastic — translation MEPFSFSTSHLSVPTNTTIFSPKHHPPTATVTTTTISFSLKPPSDSSNSATPRRPSKSLKTTPTSNPLANKLWLTSKLSPPPPPPPPPPPVNETETVAEDSGGDEGSNSDSQTDFRQPGKIFVGNLPAWVKKPQVAEFFRQFGAIRSVILIKGHHETARNAGFAFVIYDGEDEAADKAAMRAVEFDGVEFHGRVLTVKLDDGKRMREKSQERARWLEGNGDKGEYPSTWHEERDGSRKGFQKILETQPENWQAVVTAFEKIKKPARKEYGLMVKYYARRGDMHHARQTFESMRARGIEPSSHVYSSLIHAYAVGRDMEEALHCVRKMKEEGIEMTIVTYSIIVGGFARMGNADAADHWFKEAKEKLPSLNAVIYGSIIYAHCQTCNMDRAEALVREMEEQGIDAPIDIYHTMMDGYTMIGNEEKCLIVFGRLKECGFSPSVVSYGCLINLYTKIGKVSKAMEISKTMKMSGIEHNMKTYSMLINGFLKLKDWANAFSIFEDFTKDGLKPDVVLYNNIVTAFCGMGNMDRAIRMVKQMQKERHRPTTRTFLPIIHGFARAGEMRRALEVFDLMRRSGCIPTVHTYNALILGLVEKRQMAKAVAILDEMNLAGIRPNEHTYTTLMQGYASLGDTEKAFQYFTALRNEGLEIDVYTYEALLKACCKAGRMQSALAVTKEMSAKKIPRNTFVYNILIDGWARRGDVWEAADLMQQMKKEGVRPDIHTYTSFINACCKAGDMQKATEIIQEMEASDIKPNLKTYTTLINGWARASMPEKALSCFEEMKLAGLKPDKAVYHCLVTSLLSRATFAQSYAYSGLLSICREMVESEMTVDMGTAVHWSRYLRKIERTGGELTEALQKTFPPDWTSHNILDVTSQTETADLEIDDEDEDEDEDEDEDEDEDEEEDEDYSANGINKDDDTDDEDYDNVIS, via the exons ATGGAACCCTTCTCTTTCAGCACCTCACACTTATCCGTACCCACCAACACCACCATTTTCTCCCCCAAACACCACCCTCCCACCGCCACcgtcaccaccaccaccatctcctTCTCTCTCAAACCTCCCTCAGACTCCAGTAACTCCGCCACCCCTCGCCGCCCCTCCAAATCCCTCAAAACCACTCCAACCTCAAACCCCCTCGCCAACAAGCTATGGCTCACAAGCAAACTCTCCCCTCCCCCTCCTCCgcctccgccgccgccgcccGTGAATGAAACTGAAACCGTCGCGGAAGATAGCGGCGGCGACGAGGGCTCGAATTCCGATTCCCAAACCGATTTCCGGCAGCCGGGGAAGATCTTCGTGGGGAACCTTCCGGCGTGGGTGAAGAAGCCTCAGGTGGCGGAGTTCTTCCGGCAGTTCGGGGCGATACGTAGCGTCATTTTGATCAAGGGGCACCACGAGACGGCGCGGAACGCGGGCTTCGCGTTCGTCATATACGACGGCGAGGACGAGGCGGCGGACAAGGCGGCGATGCGAGCTGTGGAATTTGACGGCGTAGAGTTTCACGGGAGAGTGCTAACGGTGAAGCTGGATGACGGTAAGAGGATGAGGGAGAAGAGTCAAGAGCGGGCGCGGTGGTTGGAAGGGAATGGCGACAAGGGAGAGTATCCATCCACGTGGCATGAGGAGAGGGACGGATCAAGGAAGGGGTTCCAGAAGATTCTGGAAACCCAGCCCGAGAATTGGCAGGCCGTTGTGACAGCCTTCGAGAAAATTAAGAAG CCTGCTAGAAAAGAATATGGTTTAATGGTTAAATATTATGCACGACGAGGGGACATGCATCATGCACGGCAAACATTTGAGAGTATGAGAGCAAGGGGAATAGAGCCTTCTTCTCATGTGTATAGTAG TCTGATTCATGCTTATGCAGTTGGTAGAGACATGGAAGAAGCTTTACATTGTGTTAGAAAGATGAAGGAAGAGGGCATTGAAATGACTATAGTAACATACAGTATAATTGTGGGAGGATTTGCTAGAATGGGCAATGCTGA TGCTgcagatcattggtttaaggaGGCAAAAGAGAAGCTGCCATCTTTAAATGCTGTCATTTACGGGAGCATAATTTATGCGCACTG TCAAACTTGTAATATGGATAGAGCTGAAGCCTTGGTGAGGGAGATGGAAGAACAAGGGATAGATGCTCCTATTGACATATATCATACCATGATGGATGGTTATACAATGATTGGTAATGAAGAAAAATGCTTGATTGTGTTTGGCAGACTAAAG GAATGTGGTTTCTCTCCTTCAGTTGTCAGTTATGGCTGTCTTATTAATCTTTACACCAAG aTAGGAAAAGTCTCTAAAGCGATGGAGATAAGCAAAACGATGAAAATGAGTGGCATAGAACATAACATGAAGACATACTCTATGTTGATCAATGGATTCTTGAAGTTAAAAGATTGGGCTAATGCATTCTccatttttgaagattttactAAGGATGGTTTGAAGCCCGATGTAGTTCTCTACAATAACATTGTGACAGCCTTTTGTGGAATGGGTAATATGGATCGTGCTATTCGTATGGTGAAGCAAATGCAGAAGGAGAGACATAGACCTACTACACGCACATTTTTGCCCATTATACATGGTTTTGCAAGAGCTGGAGAGATGAGGAGAGCCCTGGAGGTATTTGATCTGATGAGGAGGAGTGGTTGCATTCCCACAGTACACACATATAATGCTCTGATTCTTGGCCTTGTTGAGAAGCGCCAG ATGGCCAAGGCTGTAGCAATATTGGATGAAATGAATCTGGCAGGCATTAGACCGAATGAACACACATATACAACTCTTATGCAAGGTTATGCTTCACTGGGTGACACTGAAAAGGCCTTTCAGTACTTTACCGCGTTGAGGAATGAGGGTTTGGAGATTGATGTCTATACCTATGAGGCATTGTTGAAGGCATGTTGCAAGGCAGGCAGAATGCAGAGTGCCCTTGCAGTCACAAAAGAAATGAGTGCAAAAAAGATTCCAAGGAACACTTTTGTCTACAACATACTAATTGATGG TTGGGCTCGGAGAGGTGATGTCTGGGAGGCTGCAGACTTGATGCAGCAAATGAAAAAAGAAGGAGTTCGACCAGACATCCATACCTACACGTCTTTTATAAATGCTTGTTGTAAAGCTGGAGATATGCAG AAAGCAACTGAGATTATCCAAGAAATGGAAGCATCTGATATAAAACCaaaccttaaaacctacaccaCTCTAATAAATGGTTGGGCACGAGCCTCTATGCCTGAGAAAGCTTTGAGTTGCTTTGAAGAGATGAAACTAGCTGGATTGAAACCAGACAAAGCAGTGTACCATTGTCTTGTGACATCTTTGCTATCAAGGGCAACCTTTGCTCAATCATACGCATATAGTGGCCTGTTGTCTATATGTAGAGAGATGGTAGAGTCTGAGATGACTGTTGACATGGGAACTGCGGTTCATTGGTCAAGATATTTACGCAAGATTGAAAGAACAGGAGGGGAGCTTACAGAAGCCCTACAAAAGACCTTTCCTCCTGATTGGACCTCTCATAATATTCTTGATGTCACTAGTCAAACAGAAACTGCAGATCTTGAgattgatgatgaagatgaagatgaagatgaagatgaagatgaagatgaagatgaagatgaagaagaagatgaagattatAGTGCCAATGGAATCAATAAAGATGATGACACTGATGATGAAGATTATGATAATGTTATTTCATAG